A stretch of DNA from Paenibacillus albus:
TGCAAGGAGTTGGTCTAAGATGGCAACATTTAAAGAGTTTCGTAACAACGTAAAACCGAACTGGTGCCCAGGCTGCGGTGACTTCTCCGTACAGGCTGCTATCCAGCGTGCTGCTGCGAATGTCGGCCTTGAGCCGGAAGGATTGGCTGTTATTTCGGGTATCGGCTGCTCCGGCCGTATCTCCGGTTATGTGAATGCATACGGCTTGCACGGCATTCACGGCCGCGCGCTTCCAATCGCGCAAGGCGTGAAGCTGGCGAACCGCGAGCTGACTGTTATCGCATCCGGCGGTGACGGCGATGGCTTCGCAATCGGTATGGGCCACACGGTTCATGCGATTCGTCGTAACATCGATCTTACGTACATCGTCATGGATAACCAAATTTACGGTCTGACAAAAGGTCAAACATCTCCGCGTTCCGCGGAAGGCTTCAAGACCAAGTCGACGCCGGAAGGCTCGATCGAGTCCACGTTGTCACCGCTTGAAATCGCGATGTCCGCAGGCGCGACTTTCATCGCGCAATCGTTCTCGAGTGACCTGAAACAGCTCACAGCGCTTATCGAAGCGGGTCTGAACCACAAGGGCTTCTCGCTCATCAACGTATTCAGCCCATGCGTAACGTTCAACAAAGTGAACACGTACGACTGGTTCAAAGAGAACATCGTTAACCTGGATCAATTCCCGGATTACGATCCGACGAACCGAATCGCTGCGATGAACAAGATCATGGAAACGAACGGCATGCTTACAGGCCTTATCTACCAGAACAAAGAGCGTCAAGCGTATGAGAGCATGATCAGCGGCTTCAAGCCGGAAGGTCTTGCTAACCAGGAGCTGTCCTTGTCTCAAAATCAATTCGACAAGCTGCTTACTGAATTTAAATAACGCACAGCTATATAATAATGAAGGCATATCGTCGCTTCTTGCGAACGGTATGCCTTTCTTATCGATCACGATATTGCAGAGAGGTGTTGTTACATATGAAAATCGTTCCGGTTGGCGTATCTGCCAGACATATTCATCTGACGCAAGAGCACGTAGAAACGCTGTTCGGTCAAGGCGCGGAGCTCACCGTATTCAAGGATCTCTCCCAGCCAGGCCAATATGCGGCGAATGAACAAGTAGAGGTCATTGGACCGAAGGGCAGCTTCGCCAAAGTACGGATTCTTGGTCCGGTACGTCCGCGGACTCAGCTTGAAGTATCGCGTACGGACGCTTTTCAGCTCGGCATCAACCCGCCGGTCCGGGAGTCGGGCAATATTGCCGGCTCGGCAGGCATTACGATTAAAGGGCCTGCTGGCGAAGTGACGATTGAAGAAGGCGTGATCGTAGCTGCACGCCATATTCATTTCCATACAAGCGATGCAGAGCGCTGGGGCATCACGGATAAGCAGCGGCTTACTGTAAGACTGCAAGGTGAGCGTGGCCTCGTGCTGGAGAATGTCGTGGCACGGGTATCGCCTGATTTTGCGCTGGATATGCACATTGATACAGACGAAGCGAATGCATCCGGAGCGAAGACAGGAGATCAAGCAGAGATCATCGGCTAGACGAGTTGATGATGATAAGAAGAGGCAATTTTGCTGATCAGGCGAATTGTCTCTTTTTTGTTACAAATTCATTGTCTCGCTGACAGACTTAAGTCTCATTCTCTTTATTAAGTGATGCCGGTTTGCTATAATATTGGAATGGACACGTTGGGCCTAGGGGAGCGTGAGTAAGTGTGAAGAAGGAATCCGCAAGTAATGGCAAGGATTTCTCCAAGTATTTTGACTTCTCAGGCGCGAAGGTGCTGAAGGAAGCAGATGGCAAAACAACTTACCGAATTAACGGTCGAGATATAACGGTTAATGCTGCGCCCAATCACACTGAAGAGAAACGTAGAGGCAAGGAAGAGATTCAAGTTCACTATGAATCTTCAATTCCTCCTGAGCTGCAGCAGCTTGGCAGAGGTAAGCTTTATCACATCACGACATATGGGTGCCAAATGAACGAGCACGATACGGAAGTGATGAAGGGAATCCTCGAAGAAATGGGCTACATGTCCACAGAAGACCGCAAGCAAGCGGATATTATTCTGCTCAACACTTGTGCGATTCGCGAGAACGCGGAGGATAAAGTGTTCGGCGAGCTTGGTCATCTTAAGCATTTGAAGCTCGAGAAGCCGGGACTCATCCTTGGCGTATGTGGTTGCATGTCGCAGGAAGAGTCGGTCGTTAACCGCATCATGCAGCGCCATAGCTTCGTTGATCTCCTCTTCGGTACGCATAACATTCACAGACTGCCTTATCTCTTGCATGACGCGCTGTTAAGCAAAGAGATGGTCGTGGAAGTATGGTCCAAGGAAGGCGACATCATCGAGAACCTGCCGAAGAAGCGGGAAGGGATGCGCGGCTGGGTTAATATCATGTACGGCTGCGATAAGTTCTGTACGTACTGTATCGTGCCATACACGCGAGGTAAGGAACGGAGCAGGCGTCCCGAGGATGTCATTGCTGAAGTACGCGAGCTGGCTCGTCAAGGCTTCAAGGAGATTACGCTGCTCGGACAGAATGTCAACGCGTATGGCAAAGACTTCGAAGATATCACCTACCGGTTCGGCGATCTGATGGCAGATATGGCGAAGATTAATATCCCGCGCATTCGTTTCACGACGAGCCACCCACGTGATTTTGACGATCATTTGATCCAAGTGCTTGCAACGAAGGGCAATCTGGTCGAGCATATTCATCTTCCGGTTCAGTCCGGCAGCACGGAAGTGCTCAAGCGAATGAGCCGCAAGTATACAAGAGAGATGTACCTCGAGCTTGTAGGCCGAATCAAACGAGCAATACCAGACGTTGTGCTCACATCAGACATTATCGTCGGTTTCCCTGGCGAGACGGATGAGCAGTTCGAAGAGACGCTGTCGCTCGTGCGCCAAGCCAAGTTCGCTTTCGCGTATTCATTCATCTATTCGCCGCGCGAAGGAACGCCTGCTGCGGATATGGAAGATAACATCCCGGAGAGCGTGAAGAAAGCGAGATTAGCTCGTTTGAATGCGTTAATCGCTGAGCTAAGCCGCGAGAGCAACGAGCTGCTGGTCGGGCAAGAAATCGAGGTGCTGATCGAAGGCCAGAGCAAGAACAACGCGACGGTGCTGTCCGGTCGCACGCGCACGAACAAGCTTGTGCATATCGAAGGGGCGGCGGAATCTATCGGTCAATTCATGACTGTGAAAGTGACGGAAGCCACGACCTGGTATGTGAAAGCGGAGTCGTTAGAAGACTACCTAAATCAAGAAGCAGTATCTTAACCACATAGAGGAGCTGGAACCATTGGCAAACCAAGAACATAAGCATGACCACGAACACGAACACGATCATGGTACGAGCTGCGCTGTACCGAAATTCAATACAGAGGATATCATCGTACGCGCTGATATCATGGCGAAGACGAAGGAACTGGCAAGCATGATTTTCACTTCGGAAGAAGTTCAGCAGTTCCAGCGTGCAGAGAAACAAATTAATGGCAATGAGCGTGTGCAAGGCTTGATCACTCAAATTAAGAAGAAGCAGAAAGAGCTCGTTGCGTTCCAAACGACGTTCAAGAATGCTGATATGGTGGAGAAGATCGAGAAGGAAATCGAAGTGCTGCAGGATGAGCTCGACGGTATTCCAATCGTATCGGATTTCCAACAAAGCCAAGCGGACATCAACTACCTGCTGCAAACGATCGTTTCGGTTATCCGTGATACGGTAGCGGAGAAGATCACCGTGGAAGGCGCATCCGTAGAAGAAGCACCGGAAGAGTGCATGTAACTTTATATGTGTGAAAATGAAACACCTGCCGATCACTAGAGTCGGCAGGTGTTTTTTGTTACAAATGTGCATTGTCGCGGCGCCAGCTGAGAGTTAGGATGAGTGCCATCAGGGCGAAGCAGCCGCCGAGGTAGAAGCCATAGTCACGGCCGAAGGCGTCATTAATGAAGCCTGCGAGGAATGGGCCTGCGAACATGCCGACGGAGTATACCGCCTGGTAGAAGCCCATCGCGGTTGCGCGCTTCGAGGAGGCGAACGGCTGAATGGCAAGTCCGAGCAGCAGCGGCAAATATATGCCCTGCGCGAGTCCATTCAGCGCTTGCGTCACAGCAAGCCACCCGAGCGAAGGGGAGAACGCAATGGCGACAGTGAAAATGCAGCTGAGTGCATAACCGACGGCAATGACATTCATGCTACCGAACTTCGGCGCGAACCATCTGCCCGTAATAAGGGAGGCGGCGGCATGCGGCACCATGAATGCGATGACGATTAGCGTGAGCTCCGAGTTGGAGGCGCCTAGCGAAGTTGCTTTCAGCGGCGTAAAGCCGAACATCGTAATGAACAGAACGCAGTGCGCCAGAATCGACAGTGTCGATACTTGCACCAGCGACCTTGTTCGTACCACCTCGCGCAGATGCTGCATCGATATCGGCGGCCTTGTGACGCCTTCGCGCGGTTCTTTGACCGCGAAAGCGAGCAAGAGTCCGGCAAGGCCAAGGAAAATACCTGCCTTGAATGCCGCATTATAGCTGTATTCGCCAGCGAGCCAGCCGCTAAGTGTCATCCCGATCAGCTGACCCGACACGGTCATGAAGCTGATGTTGCTCATCGCCTTCGTCGCTTCTGAAGCGGCGAAGTAAGCGGCATAGAGCACGGTAAAAGCAACCCATGCCGAAGCGCATACGCCTGACATCATCCGGCCGGCAAGCGGCCAAAGCCAGGAGCCTGGTATCGTGAACAGCAGGCAGCTTAATGTGCCGCTGATCATGCCGAGCATGAGGAAGGGCTTACGCTTATGCAGCTTATCCGAGTACAGCCCAAGCGGGAATCGTACCAGCATCTGAATAAAGCCATAGCTGCCAAGCACGACGCCGATCAACACATCGGCAAATCCCCTGCTCGTCATGAAAGGAGTCAAAATCGGAACATACACATACAGCGTCGACCAATACAGCAGCGTGACGATGATAAAGATGAGATGATCCGCCCGATTCGCGGCAATAAGCGGCCGTTCGGAGGTCTCTGCTGCAGTAGACAAGAAGGGGTCACTCCTTTTACGATAGAATGAGAACAATCCTCCTAACTGTATCGCACACGAGCGAGGAACGGCAATCCTTTTTACAGAAATGGAGACTTAAGAGGAAACTTATGGACAGCGTCCAGCGTATAAGAGTAGGAATCATTAGAAATATCGCTGTAAACCGGGAAGGGGAATACGATGGAGACAAGTAACATGCCAACTCAGAAAGCGAAGAAATCTTGGGCACGTGAGGTGCGGGATTGGTTCATCTCGCTGGCAGTAGCAATTGTAGTGGCGCTGCTCGTGCAGAATTATGCGTTTGCACAAACAGAGGTAAAAAATATATCGATGCAAAAAACACTCGTTGAAGGCCAGCGTCTCATTGAGGACAAGGTGAGCTACTACTTTGAGAAGCCGCAGCGAGGAGATATCGTCATTATCAATGGGCCGGAGAGCGATAAGCGGCTCATTAAGCGAGTCATCGGCTTGCCTGGAGACGTCATTGATTTCACGGAAGATGGTCGAGTGACGATCAACGGTGAGGCGTTAGAAGAGCCGTATATCAAAGGACTTACATATGCAAACGGTCTGCAAGTGCCATACACGGTGCCAGATAAAACCGTCTTCGTTATGGGGGACAATCGTGAGAACAGTATGGACAGCCGTGCAATCGGGCCGATCGCTTTCTCCAGTGTGGAAGGCCGTGCGGTATTCAGACTGTGGCCCCTAAATAAATTCGGTCAACTCAATTAGGAAGCTCATCGGCTGCTTATTAGGACATTTCATTGCATGAAACCTCCTCTTGTGGGGAATTATACCAGCTGAATGAGCTGGAGGTGGATAGCGGTGATGAAGGTTGTATGGATGACGATGGCGCTGGCCGTGTTAGTGTTTAATACAGCGGTGGTTCAAGCAGGCGCGGAGCCGAGTTATGCCAAATGGGGCAGGCTGGCGATGAAGGAAACGGCGCAGCGATACCATGCCGATATTACGGATTACAAGCATGTTGGCCGAAAAGTGGAAGACGGGGGACTGATGTCGGAGACATTTCGACTGCAGCTGCGTAAGGGTGCTAAGGAGTTTGAAGTGACGGTACGCATCTGGTTCGAGCAGCAGAGCGAGCGGGTTGTGCGGATTCATTTCTCAGAGGATGACAAGATGAACGGTCTGCCGGCTGCAATGATATTAATGTGAATCTTTTTGCAGGGCTGTACCGTATGACACCTTATACCACATGGGAGGGATACGAATGATTCTATCAACTACACCAACGATTGAAGGAAATCCGATTCAGCAATACTTAGGTGTTGTAACCGGGGAAGCGATTATGGGGGCGAACATCGTTCGCGATCTGTTCGCGTCGATTACAGATATCGTCGGTGGCCGTTCAGGCGCATATGAAACGAAGCTGAAGGAAGCTCGTGACGTGGCGTTCAGCGAGATGTCCAGTCAAGCTTCGCGACTTGGTGCGAATGCGATTGTCGGCATTGACATTGATTATGAAGTGGTGCGGGAAGGGATGCTGATGGTTGCCGTCAGCGGAACCGCAGTTCGCGTATAACAGGTAGAAGCAGCGTCCGGTGAGAACCGGATGCTGTTTTTTATGTCGAAATAGAGTGGACATATGGAGCTCGCGAAGAGTAAAATGCAACTATCACAAGTACCTATGCTTGAAGGAGCTGTAACTGGAAATGGGAGAAATTATGGCAAGTGAGCTGGAAACCCGGCTGCGTGAAGGCGAGAAGCTGAGCGTGATTGACGTTCGCGAACCCGACGAGTGGGAAGACGGTCATATTAAAGAAGCGATCAGCATTCCGATGTCGGTATTCGTCGAGAGACTTGGCGAGCTGAGCGACTTAGAAGAACCTATCTATCTGGTTTGCCGAAGCGGCAACCGCAGCGGCAGAGTGGGCGATTACTTGTCCACGCAAGGTTATGAAGTCGTGAATGTGCTCGGCGGAATGTTGAGCTGGCCTGGTGAAGTTGTTACCGGCGAATAAGCTTGTATGTATGAGAAAGAGCATTTTGATCATCCGCTAAGGGTGACAAAATGCTCTTTTAATTTGCGACTTAGTCGTAGCCGCCCTCTGATTCCGGCATTGCCTTGTACTCTTCCTTGGCAGCCACAATCTGCATGATGTCCTCGCGAAGCTGCCTTAGCTGGATCGCATCATCGGATATGCTGCAGTAACGGTCCGTCCACGATAGCTCGCGCGTTATGCCGTTTGCCGTTATTTTCCACGTATCTTCGCCGTATGGCGTTTGTTCGCAAGTACGGGTGCCGGATGTCGTGTAGGGCTTATTCGTAAAATTCATAATTTCGAGAGCTTTCATTTTTGAATAGATGGTCGCCATCTCTTCCTCCGTTAACGTAAGGTTCGCCGTCGCGCTGCCTTTCACAATGAGATCCTTCGTCACCATATCTGTGTACGTATTAACCTCATTCTTTGTAACCTCTCCATAACCGAAGCGGACCGAGAAGTCAAAATCATCCGGCATCGCCTCAGCCATCTCCACGCGATTCTTCTCACCGCAGCCTGTCAGCAGCAGCAAAACTGCGAGCAGTGCGATCTGAACCTTTCGCATCGTCAGCTCCCCCTCTATATGCTCTTTATACGTACTATGACGGAATTGGACTGTATTTGTTGCAGAAGTTCGAGGATCGAATCATGAGGAAAGCAACAGGGCCATATAGTGGAGAGTAGGACAGCTTATTGCTGATAAACAAGCAACTAGCTTTAGCTCCTGAGCAGGGAGGAATGAATAACGATGCAGCAGGAAGAGCAAAGCGACGGTGTATTGGATTTGCATATTCAAGGCATGAGCTGCACCGCTTGCGCGACCCGAATTGAACGTGCAGTCGGCAAGCTATCCGGCGTGACGGCCGTCTCGGTTCATTATGCAGCCAAATCAGCCTATGTCGCGTATACGCCTGGAAGTATCTTGCCTTCAGCCATTATGGATCGGATTGAGAAGATCGGCTTCCATGCTACTCTGCACGGGAAGGACGGGAGCGGGTCCTCGGAGACGGATGCACTGCGCCTGCGGGTATTCGCGGCGATTATGTTGACGCTGCCGCTGCTATGGACGATGGCGCATCATTATAGCTGGACGAAGGGTATCCCTGTGCCGTTATTTATTCAAGAGCCGCTGCTGCAGTTCTTGCTAGCGGCGATTGTGCAGTTCTTCATCGGCATGCCGTTCTACTTCGGAGCGTTCTATGCACTGCGCGAGAGGACCGCAAATATGGATGTGCTGGTCGCCATCGGGACATCAGCTGCATTCGTGTACAGCTTTATCGCGATGATGACGGGCGGTTCGCTGTACTTCGAGACCTCAGCCGTCGTCATTACGGCGGTGCTCGGAGGCAAGCTGCTGGAAGCAACGGCATCGGAGCGGGTGATTCAGGAAAATGACAGTTTCGGCGCATTGGAGGCCAAAGAAGCAGTCGTCGTTCGTGCGGGCCGAAGAGAGCGGACGCCGCTTGCACGAATCAGGACCAACGACCATATCATCGCGGCAGTGAATGAGCCGATTCCGGCAGACGGCATCATCGTGGAAGGTCAATCGGCCATCGATGAATCTTTCCTGACCGGCGAGAGCGCGCTCGTGACGCGCACGGTCGGCGATCGCGTCTACGCTGGAACAATCGTGCGCGGCGCAGAGCTGAGGCTTCAAGTAACGGCGATTGGTCAGCAAACGATGCTCAGCCGAATCGCGGCGCTGACTCGGCAAGCGCAAGCGACCAAATCGTCTATCGGACGAAGAGTAGACCAGATGGCGGCAATCTTCGTACCAGTCATGATGGTGCTATCACTGGGTACGCTGCTTTTATGGCTATTATGGCTTGAGCCTGGCAAATGGAGTACGGCCTCGATTCATGCGCTCGCAGTGCTGCTCGCGGCATGCCCGTGTGCGCTAGGGCTAGCTGCGCCGATCTCGCTTGTCATTGCGACGGGGAAACTCGCAAGAAGAGGCATCGTGCTCAAGGAAGCTGGCGCGCTCGAGCGGCTCGCCCAGCTGAATACCATCGTGCTCGACAAGACCGGCACACTTACGGAAGGCAAGCCGGCTTTAACGGAGATTTATTCGCTTAGCGGCGAACCGAGTGCCCTTCTTCGATTGGCGGCATCTGCCGAAGCGAGTTCACCTCATCCATTTGCCTCAGCGATCGTTGCTGCAGCAAGACGAGCTGGTATGATAACGCCGGAGTGCTCGGCGTTTGAAGCTTTTCCTGGCAAAGGGGTCGAAGCGAATGTAGAAGGCAAACGAATTGAAATTGGCAATGCGGTGTTTGCTGCCGAACGGTCTTGGAAAATGAGCCGTGTCATGCAAGGCTTCATTACGCGGAAAGAAGCTTCGGGAGAGACGGTTATCTATGTCGCGATAAATGGGGCATGTGCAGGCATGTTCGCTTTTGCCGATCAAGTGAAACGATCCTCCGCGGAGGCTGTTCAAATGCTAAACGGTGAGGGCTTGATGGTGCTGCTCGCAACCGGTGATCATATTGCATCAGCGAATAATGTTGCGGACCAGATCGGAATTGCGAGCGTCCATGCGTCGATGCTCCCTGAGCATAAAGCAGCACTCATCCGCGAGCTGCAGGATAAGGGGTATGTCGTAGCTATGGCGGGCGATGGCTGGAACGATGCGCCTGCCCTCGCGGCAGCTGATGTCGGAATCGCGATGGGCGGGGGAACGGAAGCAGCCCTCCATGCCGGTCATATGACGCTGCTGCGCGCAAGACTGACAGGCATCTACGAAGCGCTTGTTATCAGCCGCCTAACCGTTCGTAATATTCGACAGAATCTCGGCTTTGCGTTCGTTTACAACTCCATCATCATCCCTTTTGCAGCTGTAGGAGGCATTGAGCCGTGGATGGCAGGGACCGCGATGGCGCTAAGCTCCGTGTCGGTTGTCGGCAACGCGCTCCGCTTGAATGGGCAGATGACGCGGGCGCTCGGGAAGAGGAGGTACGGTGTAGACAACCTATAGACGGCAATGGTATATTTACTCAAGCACAATTGAATAGTACGCGTATAACAGGTGCTTGGAGGATGAAATATTCTCTTAGCTTAATAGGGAAGTCCGGTGAAAAACCGGCACGGACCCGCCACTGTAAGGAGCGCAGGTTGCAGCCAGAACTATTAATCAACACACGGGCTTGCAATCGGCACTGTATTCACACTTGTCACTGATCGGCTGCCAGCCGCACGGGAAGACGTGGATAACAGATGCTCCAAGTCAGGAGACCTGCCTGTTTCGTAAACTTGCGCTGCCTACGTGGATTTAGGCAGGTGTTAGAGATTGGCCAGGACACGACACGATTATCGTCATCGCTTGCTTGCATCTTCGCAGCTTGCATGTGGCGCAGCCGTGTACCTTGCCGCTGCTTAATTAAACATGAGCATTTCTGACATCTGTCTGTCGGGAATGCTCTTTTTTGCATGCCCCGTGACGGTAAAGAAGGATTGTCTATAGGAATGGGAGAGAACGGGGAATGAGAATGAAACAAACGATGCGATCAAGATTGACACTAGCGCTGATGGTGATGCTGCTCGTCTTCATAACGGCAGCTTGCGGTTCGGCAACGAATTCAAATTCGAATGCAAATACGAATACGAATACGGAAGTTAAAGGCGGGAACAACGCGGCATCCAGCAATACGGATTCT
This window harbors:
- a CDS encoding 2-oxoacid:ferredoxin oxidoreductase subunit beta; protein product: MATFKEFRNNVKPNWCPGCGDFSVQAAIQRAAANVGLEPEGLAVISGIGCSGRISGYVNAYGLHGIHGRALPIAQGVKLANRELTVIASGGDGDGFAIGMGHTVHAIRRNIDLTYIVMDNQIYGLTKGQTSPRSAEGFKTKSTPEGSIESTLSPLEIAMSAGATFIAQSFSSDLKQLTALIEAGLNHKGFSLINVFSPCVTFNKVNTYDWFKENIVNLDQFPDYDPTNRIAAMNKIMETNGMLTGLIYQNKERQAYESMISGFKPEGLANQELSLSQNQFDKLLTEFK
- the miaB gene encoding tRNA (N6-isopentenyl adenosine(37)-C2)-methylthiotransferase MiaB translates to MKKESASNGKDFSKYFDFSGAKVLKEADGKTTYRINGRDITVNAAPNHTEEKRRGKEEIQVHYESSIPPELQQLGRGKLYHITTYGCQMNEHDTEVMKGILEEMGYMSTEDRKQADIILLNTCAIRENAEDKVFGELGHLKHLKLEKPGLILGVCGCMSQEESVVNRIMQRHSFVDLLFGTHNIHRLPYLLHDALLSKEMVVEVWSKEGDIIENLPKKREGMRGWVNIMYGCDKFCTYCIVPYTRGKERSRRPEDVIAEVRELARQGFKEITLLGQNVNAYGKDFEDITYRFGDLMADMAKINIPRIRFTTSHPRDFDDHLIQVLATKGNLVEHIHLPVQSGSTEVLKRMSRKYTREMYLELVGRIKRAIPDVVLTSDIIVGFPGETDEQFEETLSLVRQAKFAFAYSFIYSPREGTPAADMEDNIPESVKKARLARLNALIAELSRESNELLVGQEIEVLIEGQSKNNATVLSGRTRTNKLVHIEGAAESIGQFMTVKVTEATTWYVKAESLEDYLNQEAVS
- a CDS encoding RicAFT regulatory complex protein RicA family protein, with product MANQEHKHDHEHEHDHGTSCAVPKFNTEDIIVRADIMAKTKELASMIFTSEEVQQFQRAEKQINGNERVQGLITQIKKKQKELVAFQTTFKNADMVEKIEKEIEVLQDELDGIPIVSDFQQSQADINYLLQTIVSVIRDTVAEKITVEGASVEEAPEECM
- the pduL gene encoding phosphate propanoyltransferase, with the protein product MKIVPVGVSARHIHLTQEHVETLFGQGAELTVFKDLSQPGQYAANEQVEVIGPKGSFAKVRILGPVRPRTQLEVSRTDAFQLGINPPVRESGNIAGSAGITIKGPAGEVTIEEGVIVAARHIHFHTSDAERWGITDKQRLTVRLQGERGLVLENVVARVSPDFALDMHIDTDEANASGAKTGDQAEIIG
- a CDS encoding heavy metal translocating P-type ATPase; its protein translation is MQQEEQSDGVLDLHIQGMSCTACATRIERAVGKLSGVTAVSVHYAAKSAYVAYTPGSILPSAIMDRIEKIGFHATLHGKDGSGSSETDALRLRVFAAIMLTLPLLWTMAHHYSWTKGIPVPLFIQEPLLQFLLAAIVQFFIGMPFYFGAFYALRERTANMDVLVAIGTSAAFVYSFIAMMTGGSLYFETSAVVITAVLGGKLLEATASERVIQENDSFGALEAKEAVVVRAGRRERTPLARIRTNDHIIAAVNEPIPADGIIVEGQSAIDESFLTGESALVTRTVGDRVYAGTIVRGAELRLQVTAIGQQTMLSRIAALTRQAQATKSSIGRRVDQMAAIFVPVMMVLSLGTLLLWLLWLEPGKWSTASIHALAVLLAACPCALGLAAPISLVIATGKLARRGIVLKEAGALERLAQLNTIVLDKTGTLTEGKPALTEIYSLSGEPSALLRLAASAEASSPHPFASAIVAAARRAGMITPECSAFEAFPGKGVEANVEGKRIEIGNAVFAAERSWKMSRVMQGFITRKEASGETVIYVAINGACAGMFAFADQVKRSSAEAVQMLNGEGLMVLLATGDHIASANNVADQIGIASVHASMLPEHKAALIRELQDKGYVVAMAGDGWNDAPALAAADVGIAMGGGTEAALHAGHMTLLRARLTGIYEALVISRLTVRNIRQNLGFAFVYNSIIIPFAAVGGIEPWMAGTAMALSSVSVVGNALRLNGQMTRALGKRRYGVDNL
- the lepB gene encoding signal peptidase I, whose amino-acid sequence is MPTQKAKKSWAREVRDWFISLAVAIVVALLVQNYAFAQTEVKNISMQKTLVEGQRLIEDKVSYYFEKPQRGDIVIINGPESDKRLIKRVIGLPGDVIDFTEDGRVTINGEALEEPYIKGLTYANGLQVPYTVPDKTVFVMGDNRENSMDSRAIGPIAFSSVEGRAVFRLWPLNKFGQLN
- a CDS encoding MFS transporter, with the protein product MSTAAETSERPLIAANRADHLIFIIVTLLYWSTLYVYVPILTPFMTSRGFADVLIGVVLGSYGFIQMLVRFPLGLYSDKLHKRKPFLMLGMISGTLSCLLFTIPGSWLWPLAGRMMSGVCASAWVAFTVLYAAYFAASEATKAMSNISFMTVSGQLIGMTLSGWLAGEYSYNAAFKAGIFLGLAGLLLAFAVKEPREGVTRPPISMQHLREVVRTRSLVQVSTLSILAHCVLFITMFGFTPLKATSLGASNSELTLIVIAFMVPHAAASLITGRWFAPKFGSMNVIAVGYALSCIFTVAIAFSPSLGWLAVTQALNGLAQGIYLPLLLGLAIQPFASSKRATAMGFYQAVYSVGMFAGPFLAGFINDAFGRDYGFYLGGCFALMALILTLSWRRDNAHL
- a CDS encoding heavy metal-binding domain-containing protein; this translates as MILSTTPTIEGNPIQQYLGVVTGEAIMGANIVRDLFASITDIVGGRSGAYETKLKEARDVAFSEMSSQASRLGANAIVGIDIDYEVVREGMLMVAVSGTAVRV
- a CDS encoding rhodanese-like domain-containing protein, translating into MGEIMASELETRLREGEKLSVIDVREPDEWEDGHIKEAISIPMSVFVERLGELSDLEEPIYLVCRSGNRSGRVGDYLSTQGYEVVNVLGGMLSWPGEVVTGE
- a CDS encoding DUF3889 domain-containing protein encodes the protein MKVVWMTMALAVLVFNTAVVQAGAEPSYAKWGRLAMKETAQRYHADITDYKHVGRKVEDGGLMSETFRLQLRKGAKEFEVTVRIWFEQQSERVVRIHFSEDDKMNGLPAAMILM